A genomic stretch from Plasmodium brasilianum strain Bolivian I chromosome 9, whole genome shotgun sequence includes:
- a CDS encoding protein disulfide-isomerase has protein sequence MKNFGKTILLLPLIFLFMECTWSLYADVKEIQTVETVEKLEELLSLKKMCLVQFYATWCRVSRGFANDFISIAKTVKDDITILAVKNEEIANKYKIEVYPNIHLFFVKDNKKEVEKFDGNYKIKDVVSFIYDSIKKYRLKELNIDISENKSSYKKKKNQNKNDGKVIILNDTNFDKSILQNDDNVWFVFFYAPWCGHSKPIHPIFDELAKKVAHLKNARIAKIDATVEQRTAQTYQINGYPSFKLFPSGNKTLHSAINYNESRTTEDLYQFFLKYYKEKKEVIQLTSQQVFDEYCEKDVCLLAILPNKEDTEASYFDSYINILTNVTKDISNLPVSFLWTQAGDQLDIVQKLNLTFGFPTVIAISFSKNVYSILKGNYSEQSIKNFITQMMMGKSSVDNLVPFTVKNVPKFSPNTLNENNLEL, from the coding sequence atgaaaaattttggCAAAACAATACTTTTGCTTCCGTtgattttcctttttatggAATGTACATGGAGCTTATATGCGGATGTCAAAGAGATACAAACAGTAGAAACAGTTGAAAAATTGGAAGAATTACTAAGTTTGAAGAAAATGTGCTTGGTTCAATTTTACGCTACTTGGTGCCGAGTCTCCAGAGGCTTTGCTAATGATTTTATTAGTATCGCAAAGACGGTAAAAGATGATATAACCATTTTAGctgtaaaaaatgaagaaatagcaaataaatataaaattgaagTATATCCAAATATacaccttttttttgtaaaggataataaaaaagaagttgAAAAATTCGAtggaaattacaaaataaaagatgtGGTTAGCTTTATATATgatagtataaaaaaatatcgtttaaaagaattaaatatagatataagtgaaaataagagttcatataaaaaaaaaaaaaatcaaaataaaaatgatggtaaagtaattatattaaatgataCTAATTTTGATAAGTctattttacaaaatgatgataatgtgtggtttgtctttttttatgCCCCTTGGTGTGGTCATAGTAAACCAATACATCCTATATTTGATGAACTTGCCAAAAAAGTTgctcatttaaaaaatgcaagAATAGCAAAAATTGATGCAACAGTTGAACAAAGAACAGCACAAACTTATCAAATAAATGGATATCcatcttttaaattatttccaTCAGGAAATAAAACATTACATAGTGCCATCAATTATAATGAATCAAGGACTACAGAAGATCTTTAtcaattctttttaaaatattataaagaaaaaaaagaagtaattCAATTGACATCTCAACAAGTTTTTGATGAATATTGTGAAAAAGATGTATGCCTTTTGGCTATATTACCAAATAAAGAAGATACAGAAGCTAGCTATTTTGAttcttatattaatatattaacaaacgTTACTAAGGATATAAGTAATTTACCTGTTTCATTTTTGTGGACACAAGCAGGAGATCAGTTAGATATAGTACAAAAGTTAAATCTTACATTTGGTTTTCCTACTGTTATTGCTATtagtttttcaaaaaatgtttattccattttaaaaggaaattatTCTGAACAAtccataaaaaattttattacacaAATGATGATGGGCAAGTCTTCTGTGGACAATTTAGTTCCATTTACAGTAAAAAATGTCCCAAAGTTTTC
- a CDS encoding hypothetical protein (conserved Plasmodium protein): protein MDKFKRCKKRNFRSLIKNTKSLIKRKNKNQSKIHKSNILTNEFITNIIIKYVRKSSVRNANGSSTFDEYMSHGGNTTECIKEKLFSKKEIVETDIINNCLIFDKNETLKSISYKILYGIIKKCVDHENVLMKIEELGFSAENIKDKNDDNINICSKYKVDTFFNYIYKSLKVIKCSNNFNVLCKLMNVIKYVIHVLPYMYKIKFLFFFCSIFNIYQKLHERGNHGDNIANTKKAKNVKTAKNVKDENSDNFPFTNVDDHEFLNIFFELMNELININDNYNSYDDNYKIFNFFVLRWMLVYFKNKYHFFSKKNICSRTKSKYAILLLTVLKHLHESMSFDVRREFNESEQKYYLLSGGPDIATDVEVNGGAYVEANAAAHIVADIAEDVHDEGRASGVDHLIERKKNGHSNITNYMDILCNNKSVGSEKIKNNKAEIQNMIEIFYDKVDLKVEKKLKEVKDTMNILTQNIFIIIYNLFSNMHIIHQHIVLLYFSLDFLRICEYEYSYFIIFNSFQFLNKLLTVQNFLIHAPLFMAVQEVFTFYEKIIIHLYKEKNDDLNEEFYHFVDLFNNKHKSMYEDVIKRIWSLYMLIISDEYMKRKDKNLKDNSYVNVHVEQHQQVYANNMNEVKTFLKIKYFEFSNDYRNYILTNVNETYKNILTSCLTKSFRILGLNYFFEEYFFFSNNELLAKDIFILNKILKDTNKLFYGGNLKFVMNFFYPLLMCYINLYEKEEKYSVRSKLFLTYIKNVLIHLTRSMNDCINLYYFMSTKVEDFYILVTKLTNYDDFNLLPLLINFFEHFYLSTLKINDEVECFSGFIGVEKMKNIKCKYTNINLKKNNFFLNYISDNLLKIFIPKFVSIVTFCLNQKFSSTTTLVQENMVNIHTTIEKFSDLIRVCLYYTSTTDFNDIIVILEQHILRNEIEKNIISVISLLLVLKMFTPFFSYEQLKLCSTYYEKLIHFIGVELRKKSSYFAFINCKNFMSKLNDSNDRHINLTRGDETNKQEVIRDSLYYKSVQMCSNVVDELPTTSNQFSGLSNISKDKKDALFLESNNVYDIGKFDKNINSNSNSSNSNSNSNSSNSNSNSNSNSNSNSNSSNSNSSNSNSSNSNGNNDSLNGNTNVFQVMDSGAVEGDVSLFNTIHADNEEREGHSSYNYKYNDMRKEEEGGEKNARTSNKIKEVIRRKRGGEKNIRKRDKIKKGIRREGGGKKNTRKSEKIKKGIRSEGGEKTNLRKRVEKLRKIKIKKDLKSVIEKLIYARILIFDNVSALFQCIANIFLKEMKKDSSSNSSDKRSFINSEKCDIMHRLNSRELNIYNNIYVGYKIIENNLPTIMTRKNIFLFFENISNYNINKYIKKFYIYLNNLTLYLKVCKGLDRNYSYDLFCALLPIIMKSLFYINKKFTTKLRKNNLFENIVYIGKENVKNILLHVTPGLLVQKHNCKKIAIYILYLLVKKYKIDYEDQVQLFKVCIALSNENEKSVLKVLLKFLLICVDVFNKDVVISNITGLMKLLNSVLMNRMFTYLVEKFILKLHDLVEQGDAIVKGIGEDRVAVKMVEVEEVSSNGLSGKTLINYLEKPGVKIFKRLIANRQTSGRSNRSGNSNNNSRSDKCNYSVSTSGNGAYSDARNGLMPVKMNGKKRVPSVHMLYASSDYSLDDMSKEHYEDISNDSDNSELNLRDDNDEVETNGGEQLKNQGREIFVKSKKEQRRSISKGKMSKENKSNNNFIKKKNENKYIANSFFERLQQCRGEKETTYIKETLNKIVLSKKKKKEKNKIKKVIYYNKNICEILYNIQKCVLKKSQKNLSIIPPLTNQKEINNLFGENYFIKKNINKEKKKYIQEEDSLSNSDEEKIVGVSNDGKIIIRDVYLHSNDLKMKKKKSDDIINKKYNLMNEKQNMHYKLKSNKKGKNKKNADLFFTGSNNLYKSKKGKGDIIKKNKPLPYSYVPLKPIMTRDKFREKTLHAFRSIKNNAKGKGKKKKN from the coding sequence ATGGATAAGTTTAAAAGATGCAAGAAGAGAAACTTTAGGAGTCTCATAAAGAATACCAAGTCGTTAATTAAGAGAAAGAATAAGAACCAGTCAAAGATACATAAAAgcaatattttaacaaatgaatttataacaaatataattataaaatacgTAAGGAAGAGTAGTGTCAGGAACGCAAATGGTAGTTCCACTTTTGATGAGTATATGTCACATGGGGGAAATACTACTGAatgtataaaagaaaaattatttagcaaaaaagaaattgttgaaacagatataataaataattgtttaatttttgataAGAATGAAACACTGAAAAGTATTAGTTATAAAATTCTTTAtggtattattaaaaagtgtGTAGATCatgaaaatgtattaatgaaaatagaaGAACTTGGGTTTTCAgctgaaaatataaaagataaaaatgatgacaatataaatatatgctcaaaatataaagtagatactttttttaattatatatataaaagtttaaaagttataaaatgttcaaacaattttaatgtattatgcaaattaatgaatgttataaaatatgttatccATGTCTTgccatatatgtacaaaataaaatttttgttttttttttgttccatttttaatatatatcaaaagcTACACGAGAGGGGAAACCATGGGGATAATATAGCGAATacaaaaaaggcaaaaaatgtaaaaactgcaaaaaatgtaaaggaTGAAAATAGTGACAACTTCCCTTTTACGAATGTGGATGACCATGAATtcttgaatatattttttgaactaatgaatgaattaataaatattaatgataattaCAATTCTTATgatgataattataaaatttttaactttttcgTTTTACGCTGGATGTTAGTGTATTTTAAGAACAAATACCACTTTTTTTCAAAGAAGAATATTTGTTCCCGAACCAAATCAAAATATGCTATTCTTTTACTTACAGTACTAAAACACTTGCATGAGAGTATGAGCTTCGATGTGCGAAGGGAGTTTAACGAAAGTGAACAGAAATATTACTTATTAAGTGGTGGTCCAGACATAGCAACAGATGTAGAAGTAAATGGAGGGGCATACGTAGAAGCAAATGCCGCTGCACATATAGTAGCAGATATAGCAGAAGACGTGCACGACGAAGGGAGAGCAAGCGGCGTTGACCATTTGATagagaggaaaaaaaatgggcATTCAAATATAACGAATTATATGGACATCTTATGTAACAATAAAAGTGTTGGAAgtgagaaaataaaaaataataaggcTGAAATACAAAACATgattgaaattttttatgataagGTGGATTtaaaagtagaaaaaaaattgaaagaaGTGAAAGATACTATGAACATTTTAACgcaaaacatttttatcatcatttataatttatttagcaatatgcatattatacATCAGCAcatagtattattatatttttctttagattttttaagaatatgtGAATATGAGTactcttattttattatttttaattcattccagtttttaaataaattattaactgttcagaattttttaattcatgcACCATTATTTATGGCTGTTCAAGAAGTTTTCacattttatgaaaaaataattattcatttgtacaaggaaaaaaatgatgaccTAAATGAAGAGTTTTATCACTTTGTTGACTTGTTCAATAATAAGCATAAGAGTATGTATGAAgatgtaataaaaagaatatggAGTTTGTATATGTTGATAATTTCAGATGAATATATGAAACGAAAGGATAAAAATTTGAAGGATAATTCATATGTTAATGTGCATGTTGAGCAACATCAACAAGTGTATGCAAATAATATGAACGAggtaaaaacatttttaaaaattaagtattttgaattttcaaATGATTATAGAAATTATATACTAACAAATGTTAatgaaacatataaaaatatattaactagTTGTTTAACAAAATCGTTTCGTATATTAggtttgaattattttttcgaagaatatttttttttttcaaataatgaattattagctaaggatatatttatattaaataaaattcttaaggatacaaataaattattttacggcggtaatttaaaatttgtaatgaattttttttacccttTATTAATgtgttatattaatttatatgaaaaagaagaaaaatatagtgTAAGGAGCAAACTATTTTtgacatatataaaaaatgtgttaaTTCATTTAACTCGGTCAATGAATGattgtattaatttatacTATTTCATGTCAACAAAAGTTGaagatttttatatattagttaCTAAGCTTACAAATTATGatgattttaatttattaccacttttaattaatttttttgagcatttttatttgtctacgttaaaaataaatgatgagGTTGAATGTTTTTCAGGTTTTATAGGTgttgaaaaaatgaagaatattaaatgtaaatacacaaatataaatttaaaaaaaaataatttttttttaaattatatatcagacaatttgttaaaaatttttattccaaAATTTGTCTCTATTGTAACTTTTTGTTTAAATCAAAAATTTTCATCTACTACTACATTAGTGCAGGAAAATAtggtaaatatacatacgaCTATAGAGAAATTTTCCGACTTGATACGTGTGTGCTTATACTATACGTCAACTACAgattttaatgatattataGTTATACTAGAGCaacatatattaagaaatgaaattgaaaagaatataatttctGTAATTAGCTTGCTACtagttttaaaaatgttcaccccttttttttcatatgaaCAACTCAAGTTATGCTCTACGTATTATGAAAagttaattcattttataggGGTTGAATTGAGGAAGAAATCATCTTATTTTGCTTTCATTAActgcaaaaattttatgtctAAATTGAATGATAGTAATGATAGGCACATTAATTTAACGAGAGGAGATGAGACAAACAAACAGGAGGTCATAAGGGACTCCTTGTATTATAAATCTGTTCAAATGTGTAGTAATGTTGTGGATGAATTACCCACCACTTCCAACCAGTTCAGTGGTCTCAGTAATATTAGCAAAGATAAAAAGGATGCGCTTTTTTTGGAAAGTAATAATGTTTATGATATAGGCAAATTCGACAAGAATataaatagtaatagtaacagtagtaacagtaatagtaatagtaatagtagtaacagtaatagtaatagtaacagtaatagtaatagtaatagtaacagtagtaatagtaacagtagtaatagtaacagtagtaatagtaatggtaataatGATAGCCTAAATGGCAACACGAACGTTTTTCAGGTTATGGACAGTGGAGCTGTAGAGGGGGATGTGAGTCTATTTAACACGATACATGCAGATAATGAGGAGAGGGAAGGACACTCATCttataattacaaatataatgATATGCGAAAGGAAGAAGAGGGGGGAGAAAAAAATGCACGAACaagtaacaaaattaaagaagttattagaagaaaaaggggtggtgaaaaaaatatccgaaaaagagataaaattaaaaaaggtatTAGAAGAGAGggagggggaaaaaaaaatacacgaaaaagtgaaaaaattaaaaaaggtatTAGAAGTGAGGGAggagaaaaaacaaatttacgAAAAAGAGTcgaaaaattaagaaaaataaaaattaagaaagaCTTAAAGAGCGTTATAGAAAAACTCATATATGCAAGAATCTTAATATTTGATAATGTTTCTGCGTTGTTTCAGTGTATTgctaacatttttttaaaggaaatgaaaaaggatagtagtagtaacagTAGTGATAAGAGaagttttataaattctGAAAAATGTGATATTATGCACCGTTTGAATAGTAGAGagttgaatatatataacaacatATATGTGGGatacaaaataatagaaaataatttacctACAATAATGACAAGAAagaacatttttcttttttttgaaaatatttctaattataatataaataaatatattaaaaagttttatatctatttaaataatttaacattatatttaaaagtatGCAAAGGTTTGGATCGAAACTACAGTTATGATTTGTTTTGTGCATTATTACCCATAATAATGAAAtcattattttacataaataaaaaatttaccacaaaattaagaaaaaataatttatttgaaaatattgtatatattggaaaggaaaacgtaaaaaatatCCTTTTACATGTGACTCCAGGTTTGTTAGTACAAAAacataattgtaaaaaaatagcaatatatatattatatttattagtaaAGAAGTATAAAATAGATTATGAGGACCAAGTGCAGTTGTTTAAGGTGTGCATAGCTCTATCGAATGAAAATGAGAAAAGTGTACTAAAGGTCCTTCTGAAATTTCTTTTGATATGTGTGGatgtatttaataaagaTGTTGTGATAAGCAATATAACGGGGTTAATGAAACTGCTTAACAGTGTTTTGATGAACCGCatgtttacatatttagtggagaaatttattttaaaactgCATGATTTGGTAGAACAGGGGGATGCAATAGTGAAAGGAATAGGAGAAGATCGAGTAGCAGTAAAAATGGTTGAAGTGGAGGAGGTATCAAGTAATGGCCTATCGGGGAAGACGCTGATTAATTATCTGGAAAAACCGGGggtaaaaattttcaaaaggTTAATAGCAAATAGGCAAACAAGTGGAAGAAGTAATAGAAGTggtaacagtaacaataacagtaGGAGTGACAAATGCAACTACAGTGTTAGTACCAGTGGTAATGGCGCTTACAGTGATGCGAGAAATGGGCTTATGCCTGTAAAgatgaatggaaaaaaaagagtaccAAGTGTACACATGTTATACGCATCATCGGACTATAGTTTAGACGATATGTCGAAAGAACACTACGAAGATATATCAAACGATTCAGATAATAGTGAACTAAATTTGAGAGATGACAATGATGAAGTTGAAACAAACGGAGGTGAACAATTGAAGAACCAAGGGAGAGAAATTTTTGTCAAGagtaaaaaagaacaaagaaGGAGCATTAGCAAAGGGAAAATGAGTAAGGAGAATAAGAGCAATAATaactttattaaaaagaaaaatgaaaataaatatattgcaaattcattttttgaaagATTACAACAATGTAGAGGAGAAAAAGAGACTACATATATAAAGGaaacattaaataaaattgtgttaagtaaaaaaaaaaaaaaagaaaaaaacaaaattaaaaaagtgatatattataataaaaatatctgTGAAATACTTTATAATATCCAAAAatgtgttttaaaaaaatcacAAAAAAACTTGAGTATCATTCCCCCTTTAACAAatcaaaaagaaataaacaatttatttggtgaaaattattttatcaagaaaaatataaataaagaaaaaaaaaaatatatacaagaaGAAGACAGTCTTAGTAATTCGGATGAGGAAAAAATTGTAGGAGTTAGTAACGATGGAAAGATAATTATTCGGGATGTCTATTTGCATTCAAACGATTtgaagatgaagaaaaagaaaagtgatgatattataaataaaaaatataacctAATGAATGAAAAACAGAATATGCACTACAAACTTAAGTCCAataagaaaggaaaaaataaaaagaacgCAGATCTGTTCTTTACAGGaagtaataatttatataaatcaaagaaaggaaaaggggatattattaagaaaaataagccACTACCTTACTCTTATGTTCCTTTAAAACCAATTATGACTAGAGATAAATTTAGGGAAAAAACGCTTCATGCCTTTAGgtctattaaaaataatgcaaaaggaaaaggaaaaaaaaaaaaaaattaa